In Chloroflexota bacterium, a single genomic region encodes these proteins:
- a CDS encoding peptide ABC transporter substrate-binding protein has translation MKLKLAILILIFSLLATACGSGGAATVAPTPAPVATVASEATAAGGTVTLVIPEEPATLNYYTADAAIVRQVAEATSMTGLTTVDEKGEFIPVLAAELPTQANDGLSEDLSTVTWKLRPDLKWSDGEPLTSDDIKFTWEAISNPDAGALAGTGGFALIESVETPDELTAVVKYSTPSPGYLSQFAYGLLPRHATGAPADMANWEWNRKPVGAGPFILADWKSGESITLERNPNYFEPGKPYLDKLIFRVIPEAAAQTALMLQGDAQVHLWPGEDRTDYDTLLAGKAKQVLVPGIWNMAIDFNLSQPFDKDPSASAPHPILGDIRVRQAIAHAIDYDTLVRDVMRGSVKPSTNPFAYGWYECSIPRKYGFDPEAAKSLLAEAGWVEGSDGIRVAQGAKYAEDGTRLSLELQGYTNYEPLDRTEQFIVENLKAIGVEARIQNYDFSIIFGSYEDGSPRQVGDYDLLIFDRGFTIEPQGEVENIWQSNQIPSPDNPSGGNYFRWVNTNADADITAAGSTFDLEKRKEAYCQLGQAISDELPQIYLYIFQDGYGFSDKLTGYTVSTWGSMTWGAQNWKLSP, from the coding sequence ATGAAACTTAAACTTGCGATACTAATTTTGATCTTCAGCCTGCTCGCCACTGCCTGTGGCTCAGGAGGCGCCGCCACCGTAGCCCCAACCCCGGCCCCGGTAGCGACTGTTGCTTCCGAGGCGACTGCCGCCGGGGGAACCGTCACCCTCGTCATTCCCGAAGAACCCGCCACCCTCAACTACTACACCGCCGACGCCGCCATCGTCCGGCAAGTGGCTGAAGCTACCAGCATGACCGGCCTGACCACTGTGGACGAAAAAGGCGAGTTCATTCCGGTGCTGGCCGCCGAACTGCCCACCCAGGCCAACGACGGCCTCTCCGAGGATTTGAGCACCGTGACCTGGAAGCTCAGGCCTGATCTCAAATGGTCGGATGGCGAACCGCTCACCTCCGACGACATCAAATTTACGTGGGAGGCGATCTCGAATCCCGACGCCGGTGCGCTGGCCGGAACCGGCGGCTTCGCTTTGATCGAGTCCGTCGAAACGCCGGACGAGCTTACCGCCGTCGTGAAATACTCGACGCCCTCTCCCGGCTACCTCTCGCAATTCGCCTACGGTCTGCTTCCGCGCCACGCCACCGGCGCGCCCGCCGACATGGCAAACTGGGAGTGGAATCGCAAACCGGTCGGCGCCGGCCCGTTTATTCTCGCCGACTGGAAATCCGGCGAAAGCATCACCCTCGAGCGCAACCCGAATTATTTTGAGCCGGGCAAGCCGTATCTCGACAAGTTGATCTTCCGCGTCATCCCGGAAGCCGCCGCCCAAACGGCGCTCATGTTGCAGGGCGACGCCCAAGTGCATCTCTGGCCGGGCGAAGATCGAACTGACTATGATACGTTGCTGGCTGGCAAGGCCAAACAGGTGCTCGTTCCCGGTATCTGGAACATGGCCATTGATTTCAATCTCAGCCAGCCTTTCGACAAAGACCCCTCGGCCAGCGCCCCCCACCCCATCCTCGGTGACATCCGGGTGCGGCAGGCCATTGCCCACGCGATTGATTACGACACGCTGGTGCGCGACGTGATGCGCGGCTCGGTCAAACCGTCCACCAACCCGTTTGCGTATGGTTGGTACGAATGCAGCATTCCGCGCAAGTATGGATTCGATCCCGAAGCCGCCAAGAGCCTGCTGGCGGAGGCCGGTTGGGTTGAGGGCAGTGACGGCATCCGCGTGGCGCAGGGGGCAAAGTACGCCGAAGATGGCACGCGCCTGTCGCTCGAATTGCAGGGCTACACCAACTACGAGCCGCTCGACCGCACCGAACAGTTCATCGTCGAGAATCTCAAAGCCATCGGTGTCGAAGCCCGCATTCAGAACTACGACTTCTCGATCATCTTTGGCTCCTACGAAGACGGCTCGCCGCGCCAGGTGGGCGACTACGACCTGCTGATTTTTGATCGCGGCTTTACCATCGAGCCGCAAGGCGAAGTGGAAAATATCTGGCAATCAAATCAGATCCCGTCGCCTGATAACCCTTCCGGCGGCAACTACTTCCGTTGGGTCAATACCAACGCCGACGCCGACATTACTGCCGCCGGTAGCACCTTTGATCTTGAGAAACGCAAAGAGGCCTATTGCCAGCTCGGCCAGGCAATTTCTGATGAACTGCCACAGATTTATCTCTACATCTTTCAGGATGGCTACGGCTTCTCGGACAAGCTAACGGGCTACACCGTGAGCACCTGGGGAAGCATGACCTGGGGCGCGCAGAACTGGAAGCTAAGTCCGTAA